A stretch of the Janthinobacterium sp. B9-8 genome encodes the following:
- the rpsQ gene encoding 30S ribosomal protein S17, whose translation MSEAKLKRELTGRIVSDKMDKTVTVLVERLVKHPLYGKMMRRSKKYHAHDESNQYHEGDLVTIQEIRPLSKTKNWAVTTLVEKARN comes from the coding sequence ATGTCTGAAGCTAAACTGAAGCGCGAACTGACAGGCCGTATCGTCAGCGATAAAATGGATAAGACTGTTACCGTGTTGGTAGAGCGTCTGGTTAAACACCCGCTCTACGGCAAGATGATGCGTCGTTCCAAAAAATACCATGCACACGACGAAAGCAATCAATATCACGAAGGTGATTTGGTTACGATCCAAGAAATTCGTCCACTATCCAAGACTAAAAATTGGGCTGTGACGACGCTGGTAGAAAAAGCTCGTAATTAA
- the rpmC gene encoding 50S ribosomal protein L29: MKAAELHQKSVEELKAELTALLKAQFSLRMQHATGQLAKPSELNRVRKDIARVHTIMAQKAA; this comes from the coding sequence ATGAAAGCTGCTGAACTACATCAGAAATCTGTTGAAGAGCTGAAGGCTGAGTTGACCGCATTGTTGAAGGCGCAGTTTAGCTTGCGTATGCAGCATGCGACGGGTCAACTGGCGAAGCCAAGCGAACTCAACCGTGTGCGCAAAGATATTGCGCGCGTTCATACCATCATGGCTCAGAAGGCGGCGTAA
- the rplP gene encoding 50S ribosomal protein L16, with the protein MLQPTRLKYRKVQKGRNTGIATRGNSVAFGVFGLKATSRGRLTARQIESARRAITRYIKRGGRVWIRTFPDKPISTKPAEVRMGNGKGSPDYWVAEIQPGKVLYELDGVDEAVAREAFRLASAKLPFATTFVTRQAGQR; encoded by the coding sequence ATGCTGCAGCCAACTAGACTTAAGTATCGCAAGGTCCAGAAGGGCCGTAACACGGGTATTGCTACTCGTGGTAACAGCGTTGCTTTTGGTGTGTTTGGGCTCAAGGCCACTAGTCGTGGTCGTCTGACTGCTCGTCAGATCGAATCCGCACGTCGTGCGATTACCCGTTATATTAAACGTGGTGGTCGTGTATGGATTCGTACGTTCCCAGATAAGCCAATCTCTACCAAGCCCGCTGAAGTTCGAATGGGTAATGGTAAGGGTAGCCCGGATTACTGGGTTGCTGAGATTCAACCAGGCAAAGTATTGTATGAGTTGGATGGTGTAGATGAAGCAGTTGCACGTGAGGCTTTCCGCCTTGCATCTGCTAAGTTGCCATTCGCGACTACCTTTGTCACTCGTCAGGCGGGACAACGATGA
- the rplV gene encoding 50S ribosomal protein L22: MQVSAVLSNTRLSAQKARLVADLVRGKPVEQALNILAFCPKKGAVLIKKVLESAIANAEHNEGADIDALKVTTIFVDKGPSLKRFSARAKGRGNRIEKQTCHITLIVGD, from the coding sequence ATGCAAGTATCTGCTGTATTAAGCAACACTCGCCTCTCCGCCCAAAAAGCGCGGCTGGTCGCTGACCTAGTCCGTGGCAAGCCGGTAGAGCAGGCGTTGAACATCTTGGCCTTCTGCCCTAAAAAGGGTGCAGTTTTAATTAAGAAGGTTCTGGAATCCGCTATTGCCAATGCTGAGCACAATGAAGGCGCCGATATCGACGCACTCAAAGTGACCACAATTTTTGTGGATAAGGGACCTTCTCTTAAGCGTTTCAGCGCACGTGCCAAAGGCCGTGGCAATCGTATCGAGAAGCAAACTTGCCACATCACATTGATTGTTGGCGATTAA
- the rpsS gene encoding 30S ribosomal protein S19 translates to MARSIKKGPFVDLHLIKKVETARAANDKRPVKTWSRRSTVLPDFVGLTIAVHNGKQHVPVYVNENMVGHKLGEFALTRTFKGHAADKKAKR, encoded by the coding sequence ATGGCACGTTCTATTAAAAAAGGCCCATTCGTTGACCTGCACCTGATTAAAAAGGTGGAAACTGCCCGCGCGGCGAACGACAAGCGTCCAGTGAAAACTTGGTCACGCCGTTCTACTGTGTTGCCAGACTTCGTTGGTCTGACAATTGCAGTTCACAATGGTAAGCAGCACGTTCCAGTATATGTGAACGAAAACATGGTTGGACACAAGCTGGGCGAGTTCGCACTCACCCGCACGTTCAAAGGCCATGCTGCGGACAAAAAAGCCAAGCGATAA
- the rplB gene encoding 50S ribosomal protein L2: MALVKVKPTSPGRRAVVKVVTPDLHKGAPYAPLLESQSKTAGRNNRGVITTRHMGGGHKQHYRLIDFKRNDKDGIVARVERLEYDPNRTANIALLCYTDGTRRYIIAPKGLKADMTVISGSDAPIKVGNTLPIRNIPVGSTIHCIEMQPGKGAQIARSAGAGVQLLAREGAYAQLRLRSGEIRKVHVDCRATIGEVGNEEHNLRSYGKAGAKRWLGIRPTVRGTAMNPVDHPHGGGEGRTGEGRVPVSPWGQPAKGYRTRRNKRTSNMIVRRRPANKR, from the coding sequence ATGGCATTGGTAAAAGTAAAACCGACGTCCCCCGGTCGCCGCGCCGTCGTCAAGGTTGTGACCCCAGATCTACACAAAGGTGCGCCATACGCTCCTTTGCTCGAGTCGCAAAGCAAGACAGCTGGTCGTAACAACCGTGGTGTGATTACAACCCGTCATATGGGTGGTGGTCACAAACAGCATTATCGTCTAATTGACTTTAAGCGTAATGATAAAGACGGAATCGTAGCTCGCGTAGAGCGTCTTGAATACGATCCTAACCGCACTGCTAACATCGCCTTGCTTTGTTATACAGACGGCACACGTCGCTACATCATTGCTCCTAAAGGCCTTAAGGCTGATATGACCGTGATTTCTGGCTCGGATGCGCCGATTAAGGTGGGTAATACCCTTCCTATCCGCAATATCCCAGTTGGTTCGACGATCCATTGTATTGAAATGCAGCCAGGTAAAGGCGCGCAAATTGCTCGCTCTGCTGGTGCTGGTGTTCAGTTGCTGGCTCGTGAAGGTGCTTACGCTCAGTTGCGTTTGCGCTCTGGCGAAATCCGCAAGGTTCACGTTGACTGCCGCGCAACAATCGGTGAAGTGGGTAACGAAGAGCATAATCTTCGCTCCTACGGTAAAGCAGGTGCTAAGCGTTGGTTGGGTATTCGTCCAACTGTACGTGGTACTGCTATGAATCCGGTTGATCACCCGCACGGTGGTGGTGAAGGTCGTACTGGTGAAGGTCGTGTTCCAGTAAGTCCATGGGGCCAGCCTGCTAAGGGCTATCGCACTCGTCGCAACAAGCGCACAAGCAATATGATCGTGCGTCGTCGTCCCGCGAACAAGAGGTAA
- the rplW gene encoding 50S ribosomal protein L23 — MQFSENRLLQVLLAPIVSEKTTFVAEKNDQVVFRVSTDATKAEIKAAVELLFKVKVEGVSTLNVKGKGKKFGRTVGRRKDWKKAYISLAAGQELDLAAAQ; from the coding sequence ATGCAATTCTCTGAAAATCGTCTGCTTCAAGTTCTTTTGGCACCTATCGTGTCAGAAAAGACCACTTTTGTGGCTGAAAAGAATGATCAAGTTGTTTTCCGTGTATCTACGGACGCTACTAAGGCAGAAATCAAGGCCGCTGTTGAGCTTCTCTTTAAAGTGAAGGTTGAAGGCGTGTCGACATTGAATGTCAAGGGCAAGGGCAAGAAATTTGGTCGTACCGTAGGTCGTCGCAAGGACTGGAAAAAGGCTTATATTAGCCTTGCTGCAGGCCAAGAACTCGACCTCGCGGCAGCGCAGTAA
- the rplD gene encoding 50S ribosomal protein L4: protein MDLKVINAAGEAQAAVAGSDALFAREFNEALVHQVVTAYFANARSGNRAQKGRDNVSHSTKKPWKQKGTGRARAGMSSSPLWRGGGRAFPNSPDENFSQKVNRKMFRAGIATILSQLVREERLVVVESFTAETPKTKAFALKLAAMQLDSVLIITKELDENLYLASRNLAHVLVLEPSQADPVSLVRFKKVVITREALQAFEELYA, encoded by the coding sequence ATGGATCTTAAAGTCATCAATGCTGCCGGCGAGGCGCAAGCCGCTGTCGCTGGTTCAGATGCACTGTTCGCACGCGAATTCAACGAAGCGCTGGTTCACCAAGTTGTGACAGCTTACTTCGCGAATGCTCGTAGCGGCAATCGTGCTCAAAAAGGTCGTGATAACGTAAGTCACTCGACCAAAAAGCCTTGGAAGCAGAAGGGTACAGGCCGTGCTCGTGCTGGTATGAGCTCCTCACCGCTATGGCGTGGTGGTGGTCGTGCTTTCCCGAATAGCCCGGATGAGAACTTCTCACAAAAGGTTAACCGTAAGATGTTCCGTGCTGGTATTGCGACTATCTTGTCGCAGCTGGTTCGTGAAGAGCGTCTTGTGGTGGTGGAAAGCTTTACTGCCGAAACACCAAAAACTAAGGCTTTCGCACTGAAGCTTGCTGCTATGCAGTTGGATTCCGTGTTGATTATCACCAAAGAGCTGGATGAAAACTTGTACCTAGCGTCGCGCAATCTTGCGCACGTTCTGGTGCTTGAGCCATCGCAAGCTGATCCAGTGAGCCTCGTTCGTTTTAAGAAAGTGGTTATCACTCGTGAAGCGCTGCAAGCTTTTGAGGAGTTGTACGCATGA
- the rplC gene encoding 50S ribosomal protein L3, whose product MSLGLVGRKVGMTRVFAEDGASIPVTVLDMSANRVTQIKTPETDGYAAVQVTFGAKKASRVNKAQAGHFAKAGVEAGLGLVEFNVTAEKLAELKAGDQLSVEMFAIGSYVDVTGTTLGKGFAGVIKRHHFSSNRASHGNSRSHNTPGSIGQAQDPGRVFPGKRMAGQLGNVQRTTQNLEIVRVDAERQLLLVKGAVPGCKGNDVVVRPSVKAGA is encoded by the coding sequence ATGAGCTTAGGACTTGTCGGACGTAAAGTCGGCATGACCCGCGTTTTTGCTGAGGATGGTGCTTCCATTCCGGTAACAGTGCTGGACATGTCTGCTAATCGCGTTACGCAAATCAAGACGCCGGAAACTGATGGCTATGCAGCTGTTCAGGTAACTTTCGGTGCAAAGAAAGCTAGTCGTGTTAACAAGGCTCAAGCTGGCCACTTTGCGAAAGCAGGCGTGGAAGCAGGTTTGGGTCTGGTTGAATTTAACGTTACTGCTGAGAAATTAGCAGAATTGAAAGCTGGTGATCAGCTTTCAGTTGAGATGTTTGCGATTGGTTCTTATGTTGATGTAACTGGTACAACTCTGGGTAAGGGTTTTGCTGGTGTTATCAAACGTCACCATTTTTCTTCCAACCGTGCCTCCCACGGTAACTCGCGCTCGCATAATACGCCGGGTTCCATTGGTCAAGCGCAAGATCCGGGTCGTGTTTTTCCTGGTAAGCGCATGGCAGGTCAACTGGGTAACGTTCAACGTACTACCCAGAACTTGGAAATCGTCCGTGTCGATGCCGAACGTCAATTGCTGTTAGTTAAGGGCGCTGTTCCTGGCTGCAAGGGCAATGACGTGGTTGTTCGTCCGAGTGTGAAGGCAGGTGCGTAA
- the rpsJ gene encoding 30S ribosomal protein S10, giving the protein MQNQKIRIRLKAFDYALIDRSAQEIVDTAKRTGAVVKGPVPLPTKIERFDILSSPHVNKMARDQMEIRTHLRLMDIVNPTDKTVDALMKLDLPAGVDVEIKLQ; this is encoded by the coding sequence ATGCAAAACCAAAAAATTCGTATCCGTCTGAAAGCTTTTGACTACGCTTTGATCGATCGTTCGGCGCAGGAAATTGTTGATACGGCTAAGCGTACTGGTGCTGTTGTTAAAGGACCGGTTCCGCTTCCTACTAAAATTGAGCGTTTTGACATTCTGAGCTCTCCACACGTTAATAAAATGGCGCGTGATCAGATGGAAATTCGTACGCACCTGCGTTTAATGGATATTGTCAATCCAACAGACAAAACCGTTGATGCACTGATGAAGCTGGATCTTCCAGCTGGTGTAGACGTAGAAATCAAACTGCAGTAA
- the tuf gene encoding elongation factor Tu gives MAKEKFTRTKPHVNVGTIGHVDHGKTTLTAAISTILSKKFGGEAKDYSQIDSAPEEKARGITINTSHVEYETETRHYAHVDCPGHADYIKNMITGAAQMDGAILVCSAADGPMPQTREHILLARQVGVPYIIVYLNKADLVDDAELLELVDMEVRELLSKYDFPGDDTPIIVGSARMALEGDQSEHGEPSIFRLAEALDSYIPLPERAVDGAFLMPVEDVFSISGRGTVVTGRVERGVVKVGEEIEIVGITTTVKTTCTGVEMFRKLLDQGQAGDNIGALLRGTKREDVQRGQVLAKPGSITPHTKFEGSVYVLSKDEGGRHTPFFNGYRPQFFFRTTDVTGSVDLPEGTEMVMPGDNVEVTVTLIAPVAMEQGLRFAIREGGRTVGAGVVAKVLV, from the coding sequence ATGGCAAAAGAAAAGTTTACGCGCACAAAGCCACACGTTAACGTTGGTACAATTGGTCACGTTGACCATGGTAAAACCACACTGACAGCGGCAATTTCGACTATCTTGTCGAAGAAATTCGGTGGCGAAGCTAAAGATTACTCGCAAATCGATAGCGCTCCTGAAGAAAAAGCACGCGGTATTACTATTAATACTTCACATGTTGAGTATGAGACAGAAACACGTCACTACGCTCACGTTGACTGCCCAGGTCACGCGGATTACATCAAGAACATGATTACTGGTGCTGCGCAGATGGATGGCGCGATCTTGGTATGTTCAGCAGCTGATGGTCCTATGCCGCAAACTCGTGAGCACATCTTGTTGGCTCGTCAAGTTGGCGTTCCATACATCATTGTTTACCTGAACAAAGCTGACTTGGTTGATGATGCTGAATTGCTTGAATTGGTAGACATGGAAGTTCGTGAACTGCTGAGCAAGTATGACTTCCCTGGTGACGACACTCCAATTATTGTTGGTTCTGCTCGTATGGCCCTGGAAGGTGATCAGTCTGAGCACGGCGAGCCATCGATTTTCCGTCTTGCTGAAGCGCTTGATTCATACATTCCATTGCCAGAACGTGCTGTTGATGGCGCGTTCCTGATGCCAGTTGAAGACGTATTCTCGATCTCAGGTCGCGGTACTGTTGTGACTGGTCGTGTTGAGCGCGGCGTTGTTAAAGTCGGCGAAGAAATCGAAATTGTTGGTATTACTACAACAGTTAAGACAACATGTACTGGTGTTGAAATGTTCCGTAAGCTGCTTGATCAAGGTCAAGCTGGCGATAACATCGGTGCATTGCTTCGTGGTACTAAGCGTGAAGATGTTCAGCGTGGTCAAGTATTGGCTAAGCCAGGTTCGATTACTCCGCATACTAAGTTTGAAGGTTCTGTTTACGTTCTGTCGAAAGATGAAGGTGGTCGTCACACTCCATTCTTCAACGGCTACCGTCCACAATTCTTCTTCCGTACAACTGACGTAACAGGTTCGGTTGATTTGCCAGAAGGTACTGAAATGGTGATGCCAGGTGATAACGTTGAAGTTACCGTTACCCTGATCGCTCCAGTTGCTATGGAACAAGGTCTACGCTTCGCTATTCGCGAAGGTGGTCGTACTGTTGGCGCTGGTGTTGTTGCCAAAGTCCTCGTTTAA